One window from the genome of [Clostridium] celerecrescens 18A encodes:
- a CDS encoding prenyltransferase/squalene oxidase repeat-containing protein, giving the protein MAVENQYLSDVETILSHRHDNGADLWATPDKRLLKGAPFSTFDSVLYLSELGMPPEDPVLKAAADLIFSVWQDDGRFKIYPKGSILPCQTAIAANVLCHLGYVSDHRIQKTFRHFLDTQYKDGGWRCNKFSYGHGEETEYSNPKPTLNVLDAFRFSDYRNKEQALDKAVDFLLEHWVIRKPIGPCHYGIGTLFMQVEYPFRNYNLFEYVYILSFYHRARNDSRFLEAFECLKSKTVDGQIIVERVVPKLAKLSFCKKGAPSALATKRYHEILENLNIK; this is encoded by the coding sequence ATGGCGGTGGAAAATCAATACTTATCAGATGTAGAAACGATATTATCTCATAGGCATGACAATGGGGCTGACCTTTGGGCAACTCCCGATAAACGGCTTTTAAAAGGAGCTCCGTTTTCCACGTTTGACAGTGTGCTTTATTTATCGGAACTTGGGATGCCGCCTGAAGATCCTGTTTTAAAAGCTGCTGCTGATTTAATTTTCAGTGTATGGCAGGATGACGGGCGTTTTAAAATATATCCCAAAGGTAGTATTTTACCATGTCAAACCGCAATAGCTGCCAATGTATTGTGTCATTTGGGGTATGTTTCTGATCATAGAATTCAAAAAACCTTTCGCCACTTTTTGGATACACAATACAAAGATGGAGGCTGGCGCTGCAATAAGTTTTCATATGGACATGGGGAAGAAACCGAGTATTCCAATCCAAAACCTACACTGAATGTGCTTGATGCCTTTCGTTTCAGCGACTATCGAAATAAAGAACAGGCGCTTGATAAAGCAGTAGATTTTCTGCTTGAACATTGGGTCATTCGTAAACCCATCGGTCCTTGTCATTATGGTATTGGAACGCTTTTTATGCAGGTTGAATACCCATTTCGCAATTACAATTTATTTGAATATGTCTATATTTTATCTTTTTATCACCGTGCAAGAAATGATAGCCGTTTCCTGGAAGCATTTGAATGTTTAAAATCAAAAACAGTTGACGGCCAAATCATCGTTGAGCGCGTGGTCCCCAAGTTGGCAAAGCTCTCTTTCTGCAAAAAGGGAGCGCCAAGTGCATTAGCAACAAAACGTTATCATGAAATCTTAGAAAATCTTAATATAAAATAA
- a CDS encoding DUF554 domain-containing protein: MIGLGTLINVAGIAAGGLGGLLFGKKMEERYQRTLMSGAGICVLFLGIEGVMEEMLVIRQGELAGRGTMMLILSFFIGSLLGEWMNLEAAMERFGEWLKRITNSSGDARFVDGFVTASLTVCIGAMAVVGAIKDGISGDYTILAAKALLDLIIILVMTVSLGKGCIFSAVPVALFQGTITLLARLIEPFMTAQALSNLSLTGSVLIFCVGMNLIWGKMIKVANLLPAIFLAVAFAFVP; the protein is encoded by the coding sequence ATGATTGGACTTGGAACACTGATAAATGTGGCGGGGATTGCGGCAGGAGGCTTGGGGGGCCTTCTTTTTGGGAAGAAGATGGAAGAGCGTTACCAGCGTACGCTGATGAGCGGAGCAGGGATATGTGTTCTGTTTCTTGGAATCGAAGGCGTTATGGAAGAAATGCTGGTCATCCGGCAGGGAGAGCTTGCCGGCAGGGGAACAATGATGCTCATCCTGTCTTTTTTCATAGGATCACTCCTTGGAGAGTGGATGAACCTTGAAGCAGCTATGGAGCGGTTTGGAGAGTGGCTTAAAAGAATAACAAACAGCAGCGGCGATGCAAGATTTGTAGACGGATTTGTAACGGCCTCTCTTACGGTTTGCATCGGAGCCATGGCAGTGGTAGGTGCCATTAAGGATGGGATTTCCGGAGATTATACCATTCTTGCTGCAAAAGCTCTCCTGGATTTGATCATCATTCTGGTCATGACTGTTTCCCTGGGAAAAGGGTGCATCTTTTCGGCTGTTCCGGTTGCCCTGTTTCAGGGAACCATAACCCTTCTGGCAAGACTCATTGAACCCTTTATGACGGCTCAGGCTCTGTCTAATTTGTCCTTAACCGGTTCTGTCCTGATCTTTTGTGTGGGCATGAATCTTATATGGGGAAAGATGATAAAAGTTGCCAATCTGCTTCCGGCTATCTTTTTAGCAGTGGCTTTTGCTTTTGTTCCTTAG
- a CDS encoding HD domain-containing protein produces MDSMHLTREEKEEAIRWAEDSSWVEREDYCEDTDYMDCVRDIIDNPVFQSMDNYMQHGDTSCKAHCIKVSYMGYCICRKMGWDYAEVARAGLLHDLFLYDWHTHAKETGEHFHGFTHPRTALNNAVKYFDLTEKEKDMILRHMWPLTPIPPKSREGMVIIYSDKFCGLIETMARIKRWILYGFGKKSAA; encoded by the coding sequence ATGGACAGCATGCATTTAACCCGAGAAGAGAAAGAAGAAGCAATTCGATGGGCAGAAGATTCTTCCTGGGTAGAACGGGAAGATTATTGTGAAGATACAGATTATATGGACTGCGTCAGGGACATTATAGATAATCCGGTATTCCAGTCTATGGATAATTATATGCAGCACGGAGACACAAGCTGCAAGGCTCATTGCATTAAGGTATCCTATATGGGCTACTGTATTTGCAGGAAGATGGGCTGGGATTATGCTGAGGTCGCAAGGGCAGGTCTTCTTCATGATTTGTTTTTGTATGATTGGCATACCCATGCAAAGGAAACTGGGGAACATTTCCATGGTTTTACTCATCCCCGGACTGCACTTAATAATGCAGTAAAATATTTTGATTTAACAGAAAAAGAAAAAGATATGATTTTACGCCATATGTGGCCGCTGACACCCATCCCTCCAAAAAGCCGGGAGGGAATGGTGATCATTTACTCGGATAAATTTTGCGGACTAATTGAAACAATGGCCAGGATCAAGCGTTGGATCTTATACGGATTTGGAAAGAAGAGCGCTGCATAA
- a CDS encoding divergent PAP2 family protein, with protein MTFWEDILGNQVLITAVAGWLVAQVLKTIIDLALNKNFNPERLVGSGGMPSSHSSTVCALTTAAIHRYGVGSFEFAVCFVLSMIVMYDAMGVRRETGKQAKLLNSILLENPFELKGEILQERLKEYVGHTPLQVAAGAILGILLALFISQYY; from the coding sequence ATGACATTTTGGGAAGATATACTTGGGAATCAGGTTTTGATTACTGCAGTTGCCGGTTGGCTGGTTGCACAGGTTTTAAAAACGATCATAGACCTGGCCCTTAACAAAAACTTTAATCCGGAGAGGCTTGTGGGATCTGGGGGAATGCCCAGTTCCCATTCCTCAACGGTTTGTGCGTTGACGACCGCCGCCATTCACCGCTATGGCGTCGGTTCTTTTGAGTTTGCGGTCTGCTTTGTCCTATCCATGATTGTCATGTATGATGCCATGGGAGTTCGCAGGGAAACCGGAAAACAGGCCAAGCTGTTAAACAGTATCCTGTTGGAAAATCCATTTGAGCTTAAAGGAGAGATATTACAGGAACGATTAAAGGAATATGTGGGACATACTCCGCTTCAGGTGGCAGCAGGTGCAATTTTAGGAATCTTGCTGGCGCTGTTTATCTCTCAGTACTATTAG
- the spoIVB gene encoding SpoIVB peptidase, whose protein sequence is MGKNKFHKFIVRAFWISLIFCIGFSWFYMKRVIPDKLNIVAQEEEQFHFSMPFDVTLSSDSEEVVLNNGSNIPSDKIHLQVNQSFSLYSENQGSYKLGLKLFGWIQLKDIQVNVVDTKYAIPCGTPIGIYLKSDGIMVIGTGDVTKKDGMVVEPAFGILQSGDYIEAINGTPLKDKETLMNELSKIGVSDAMLKIRRNGETIDVKMNPTEAEDGTYKLGVWVRDDTQGIGTMTYVDMNGQFGALGHGISDSDTGNVVQITNGALYETAILGIEKGTFGKPGVMSGIIYYGPGSTLGTITANTEEGIFGNVNDRFKQSMVQDAIPIGYRQDVKKGTAYIRSDVSGKVRDYEIEIQRVDYSTTHKSKGMVIKVTDPDLLALTGGIVQGMSGSPIIQDGKLIGAVTHVFIQDSTRGYGIFIENMINH, encoded by the coding sequence ATGGGAAAAAATAAATTTCATAAATTTATAGTAAGAGCGTTCTGGATCAGCCTGATCTTTTGCATCGGATTTTCCTGGTTCTATATGAAGCGGGTAATTCCCGACAAGTTAAATATCGTTGCACAAGAAGAAGAGCAGTTTCATTTCTCCATGCCTTTTGATGTGACGCTGTCATCTGACAGTGAGGAAGTGGTCTTAAATAACGGATCAAATATTCCTTCCGACAAGATCCATCTTCAGGTAAATCAGTCCTTTTCCTTGTATTCGGAAAACCAGGGAAGCTATAAGCTTGGGCTAAAGCTGTTTGGATGGATCCAATTAAAGGACATACAGGTGAATGTAGTAGATACCAAATATGCCATTCCTTGCGGCACACCTATTGGAATCTACTTAAAATCCGACGGTATCATGGTAATCGGTACCGGAGATGTAACAAAAAAGGACGGAATGGTTGTAGAGCCGGCTTTCGGTATACTGCAATCAGGGGATTATATTGAAGCCATCAATGGAACACCTCTTAAGGACAAGGAAACTCTGATGAATGAGCTGAGCAAAATAGGCGTCTCAGATGCAATGTTAAAAATCAGACGGAACGGGGAAACCATTGATGTAAAAATGAATCCCACGGAAGCAGAAGACGGAACCTACAAGCTGGGAGTCTGGGTCAGAGATGACACTCAGGGAATTGGTACCATGACTTATGTGGACATGAACGGACAGTTCGGTGCATTGGGTCATGGAATCAGCGACAGTGATACCGGAAATGTGGTTCAGATTACCAATGGAGCCCTTTATGAAACCGCGATTCTTGGAATTGAAAAGGGAACCTTTGGAAAGCCGGGAGTGATGAGCGGGATCATCTATTATGGACCAGGATCCACTCTGGGAACAATTACCGCCAATACAGAAGAAGGAATATTTGGAAACGTAAATGACAGGTTTAAACAGAGCATGGTGCAGGATGCCATACCCATTGGCTACCGGCAGGATGTGAAGAAGGGAACGGCCTACATCCGAAGTGATGTTTCCGGAAAGGTTAGGGATTATGAGATTGAGATACAGCGTGTGGATTATTCCACCACTCATAAAAGCAAGGGAATGGTGATTAAGGTCACAGACCCGGATCTTTTGGCTTTGACCGGCGGAATCGTGCAGGGGATGTCAGGAAGCCCGATTATACAGGATGGTAAGTTGATAGGAGCTGTGACCCATGTGTTTATCCAGGACTCAACAAGAGGATATGGGATATTCATCGAAAACATGATCAATCACTGA
- the glgA gene encoding glycogen synthase GlgA, which translates to MKKILFVASEAVPFIKTGGLADVVGSLPKCFDKEYFDVRVIIPKYLCIKEELRIQMTYIDHFYMDYLGQNRYVGILQYVHEGITFYFIDNEEYYNGSKPYGDWYHDLEKFCFFSRAALSALPVIGFQPDVVHCHDWQTALVPVLLKDRFHDGDFFRNMKAVITIHNLKFQGVWDVKTIQKLTCLPDYYFTPDKLEAYKDGNLLKGGIVYADAITTVSDTYAEEIKMPFYGEGLDGLMRARAGSLRGIVNGIDYEEFDPETDPYIEKNYNLKNFRKEKVKNKRALQQELGLNQDEKKFVIGIVSRLTDQKGLDLIQCVIDELCSDDIQLVVLGTGEDRYENMFRHYAWKYQDKVSANIYYSEAMSHKIYAACDAFLMPSLFEPCGLSQLMALRYGTVPIVRETGGLKDTVEPYNEYENQGTGFSFSNYNAHEMLGIIRYAEGVYYDKKREWNKIIDRAMAKDYSWKTSAMKYQELYDWLIGD; encoded by the coding sequence ATGAAGAAGATTTTATTCGTTGCATCAGAGGCAGTACCTTTTATTAAAACAGGTGGTCTCGCAGATGTTGTGGGATCCCTTCCCAAGTGTTTCGATAAAGAGTATTTCGATGTAAGAGTCATAATTCCCAAGTACCTATGTATCAAAGAAGAGCTGAGGATCCAGATGACCTATATTGACCATTTTTATATGGATTATCTGGGCCAAAACAGGTATGTGGGAATTCTTCAGTATGTTCATGAAGGCATTACCTTTTACTTTATTGATAACGAAGAATATTATAATGGTTCCAAGCCCTATGGAGACTGGTATCATGACCTGGAAAAATTTTGCTTTTTCTCCAGAGCAGCCTTGTCAGCGCTTCCGGTTATCGGATTCCAGCCGGATGTGGTTCACTGTCATGACTGGCAGACCGCCCTTGTTCCAGTTTTATTAAAGGACCGGTTTCATGATGGAGATTTTTTCAGGAACATGAAAGCTGTAATTACGATTCACAATTTAAAGTTCCAGGGCGTTTGGGATGTAAAGACGATACAGAAGCTTACCTGTCTGCCGGATTATTATTTTACTCCGGATAAGCTGGAAGCATATAAAGATGGCAACCTGCTAAAGGGCGGTATTGTTTATGCCGATGCTATAACAACGGTCAGCGATACCTATGCGGAAGAAATTAAGATGCCGTTTTACGGGGAAGGGCTGGATGGCCTGATGCGTGCACGTGCAGGCAGCCTCCGGGGAATTGTCAATGGGATTGATTATGAGGAGTTCGATCCGGAAACCGATCCGTATATTGAAAAGAATTATAATTTAAAAAATTTCCGTAAGGAAAAGGTGAAGAACAAGCGGGCTTTGCAGCAGGAGCTTGGACTGAATCAGGATGAGAAGAAGTTTGTAATCGGTATTGTTTCCAGACTGACAGATCAAAAGGGACTGGATTTAATCCAGTGCGTGATTGACGAGCTGTGCAGTGATGATATCCAGCTGGTAGTTCTTGGTACCGGAGAAGATCGGTATGAGAATATGTTCCGCCATTATGCGTGGAAATACCAGGATAAGGTATCCGCCAATATCTATTATTCAGAGGCAATGTCCCATAAGATTTACGCTGCTTGTGATGCGTTCCTTATGCCGTCCCTATTTGAACCTTGCGGACTGAGCCAGCTTATGGCTCTCCGTTACGGCACCGTACCCATTGTACGGGAAACCGGTGGTTTAAAAGATACGGTTGAGCCGTATAATGAATATGAGAATCAGGGAACCGGTTTCTCGTTTTCCAATTATAATGCTCACGAGATGTTAGGGATTATCCGGTACGCGGAGGGGGTCTACTACGATAAGAAACGTGAGTGGAACAAGATCATAGACCGCGCCATGGCAAAGGACTACTCATGGAAAACTTCAGCCATGAAATATCAGGAACTTTATGATTGGCTGATCGGCGATTGA
- a CDS encoding HAD family hydrolase has protein sequence MIKLIASDIDGTLVPDGGNELNPELYDVILKLRAKGIQFAAASGRQWLSIESIFEPIKEKVFYLSDNGAYVGCHGRSLYVNPIERKTVMDMVQDVRNMAGLDIMICGPDVIYTETDNQEFLDWMINGYKFHVKQVEDLTKVESEFIKVSVYRKTDVEAHTRVLRQKYADRLKMTIAGDMWLDCMRPGINKGQAVKLLQDSLGIKPEETMAFGDQLNDIEMLKQAYYSFAVGNAREEVKAAARFRTDTNVNDGVLKILKLL, from the coding sequence ATGATTAAACTGATTGCATCGGATATTGACGGAACTCTTGTACCGGATGGAGGCAACGAGCTGAATCCTGAGCTTTATGATGTGATTTTAAAGCTGCGGGCAAAAGGGATCCAGTTCGCCGCAGCCAGCGGACGACAGTGGCTCAGCATTGAATCCATATTTGAACCCATCAAGGAAAAGGTATTCTATCTTTCGGATAACGGCGCTTATGTGGGCTGTCATGGCAGAAGTCTGTACGTCAACCCCATTGAGCGTAAGACGGTTATGGATATGGTACAGGATGTGAGGAATATGGCTGGACTTGATATCATGATCTGCGGACCCGATGTGATTTATACAGAGACAGACAACCAGGAATTCCTGGACTGGATGATAAACGGCTATAAGTTCCATGTGAAGCAGGTAGAAGATTTGACCAAGGTGGAATCTGAGTTCATCAAGGTCTCCGTGTACCGTAAGACCGATGTGGAGGCCCATACCAGAGTCTTGCGGCAAAAATATGCGGACCGTCTTAAGATGACCATAGCAGGAGATATGTGGCTTGACTGTATGAGACCGGGAATTAACAAAGGGCAGGCGGTGAAGCTCCTTCAGGACAGTCTTGGGATTAAGCCGGAGGAGACTATGGCATTTGGTGATCAGTTAAATGACATTGAGATGTTAAAGCAGGCATATTACAGCTTTGCCGTGGGAAACGCCAGGGAAGAGGTAAAGGCGGCAGCCAGATTTCGGACGGACACAAACGTAAACGACGGGGTCCTGAAAATACTGAAGCTGCTTTAA
- a CDS encoding ASCH domain-containing protein — translation MNAEQMWGKFVLKNQIEGTGYQSWAFGAQPDELAELVLRGIKTGTASAYPLYEAENEALPKAGDYSVILDSKDEAVCIIKTSKVTIVPFREVSEEHAGKEGEGDGSLEYWRKVHVEFFSKDLSETGKLFDDDMPVVCEEFELVYRP, via the coding sequence ATGAATGCAGAACAGATGTGGGGTAAATTTGTATTAAAAAATCAAATCGAAGGAACGGGATATCAATCATGGGCGTTTGGTGCCCAACCTGATGAACTGGCAGAATTGGTATTAAGAGGCATTAAAACCGGAACAGCCTCTGCGTATCCCTTATATGAAGCAGAAAACGAAGCACTGCCAAAAGCAGGAGACTATAGCGTTATTCTCGATTCAAAGGATGAGGCTGTATGTATTATTAAAACATCGAAAGTTACCATCGTCCCATTTCGGGAGGTAAGTGAGGAACACGCCGGGAAAGAAGGCGAAGGCGATGGTTCATTGGAATACTGGAGAAAGGTGCACGTTGAATTTTTCAGCAAAGATTTGTCTGAAACCGGAAAATTATTCGATGATGATATGCCAGTCGTATGCGAGGAATTTGAATTAGTATATAGGCCTTAA
- the spo0A gene encoding sporulation transcription factor Spo0A, which translates to MSEISIAIADDNLQTLNLLNDILEGEEDFHVVGRADNGEDAYNMILKTNPDVVLLDVIMPRMDGITVMERVRGNGAVTKIPSFIMVTAAGSENITEDAFRMGANYYIMKPFNKDIIVDKVRRVGQRKSKTPSLQGMKKVKPYVNKTEYMEQNLENDVTQMLHEIGIPAHIKGYQYLRDAIVISVQDQEMLTSVTKILYPSIAKKHQTTPSRVERAIRHAIEVAWSRGKMDTINELFGYTVSTGKGKPTNSEFIALIADKIRLDYKKLS; encoded by the coding sequence ATGTCAGAAATTAGTATTGCGATTGCGGATGATAACCTGCAGACATTGAATCTGCTGAATGATATACTGGAGGGAGAGGAGGATTTTCACGTAGTAGGAAGAGCGGATAATGGCGAAGACGCTTATAACATGATCCTCAAAACAAATCCTGATGTTGTCTTATTGGATGTGATTATGCCGAGAATGGACGGAATAACAGTTATGGAACGGGTACGCGGAAATGGTGCTGTTACAAAGATTCCGTCATTTATTATGGTCACTGCAGCAGGAAGCGAGAATATTACTGAAGATGCTTTCCGAATGGGAGCAAATTACTACATAATGAAACCGTTTAATAAGGATATTATCGTCGATAAGGTACGAAGGGTAGGACAGAGAAAGTCGAAGACTCCAAGCTTACAGGGGATGAAAAAAGTAAAACCTTATGTCAATAAAACGGAATACATGGAACAGAACTTAGAAAATGATGTAACACAGATGCTTCATGAAATAGGCATTCCTGCGCATATTAAAGGTTACCAGTATTTGAGGGATGCCATTGTTATCTCGGTACAGGATCAGGAAATGCTCACCTCTGTCACAAAAATACTTTACCCCTCCATTGCAAAGAAACATCAGACAACTCCCAGCAGGGTGGAACGTGCGATTCGCCATGCCATAGAGGTGGCCTGGAGCAGGGGAAAGATGGATACCATCAATGAATTGTTTGGATATACGGTAAGCACCGGCAAAGGAAAACCTACGAATTCTGAATTTATTGCTTTAATTGCCGATAAGATAAGACTGGACTATAAAAAACTTTCCTGA
- a CDS encoding Maf family protein — protein MNKIERLVLASASPRRKELLAQIGIMPEIVPSTIEETITTNLPEEAVMELSCQKAIDVASRMQPGTYVIGADTVVAAGGEILGKPVSHEDAYRMISLMEGRTHQVYTGVTLVYCGGSGKKVRTFVEKTDVHLYPMSDGEIKAYADSEEPMDKAGAYGIQGNFAAFIKGIDGDYNNVVGLPVGRVYQEIKQMFEQEDKE, from the coding sequence ATGAATAAGATAGAAAGGCTTGTATTGGCTTCCGCTTCACCAAGAAGGAAAGAGCTTCTGGCTCAGATCGGAATAATGCCGGAAATCGTGCCCAGCACCATAGAGGAGACGATTACCACAAACTTACCTGAGGAGGCGGTGATGGAGCTGTCCTGCCAGAAGGCGATAGACGTGGCCAGCCGCATGCAGCCGGGGACTTATGTCATAGGAGCGGACACTGTAGTTGCAGCAGGCGGAGAGATTTTGGGCAAGCCGGTCAGCCACGAAGACGCTTACCGGATGATCTCCCTGATGGAAGGAAGGACCCATCAGGTATACACAGGGGTCACCCTGGTGTATTGCGGAGGCAGTGGAAAAAAAGTCAGGACATTTGTGGAAAAGACCGATGTTCATCTCTATCCCATGTCAGACGGGGAGATAAAAGCCTATGCAGACAGCGAAGAGCCTATGGATAAAGCCGGGGCCTATGGGATACAGGGAAATTTCGCAGCTTTTATTAAAGGGATTGACGGCGATTATAATAATGTAGTAGGATTGCCTGTAGGACGTGTGTACCAGGAGATAAAGCAGATGTTTGAACAGGAGGATAAGGAATGA
- the recN gene encoding DNA repair protein RecN, translated as MLSELHVKNLALIEKADVEFGQGFNVLTGETGAGKSIIIGSVTIALGGKTPKDIIRKGTEYAYIELIFTVSDPGKVRLLKAFDVYPDGDGTVIISKKIMPSRSLSKINDETVTAGKLREITGLLIDIHGQHEHQSLLYKSKHLEILDRYQEKKSHKLKENIADTYREYVRLKDRLSAFQLDEEARLREMDFIRYEIEEIENAGLKEGEKEELTSRYRLFLNAKKISESLSMAYSAVDTDFISRAFKEVEMVASYDDRLSVIRDQLFDADSILNDISREITSYMDDMSFDEDEYRQMEERLDVLHNLEAKYGGSLSQIFINLEEKQKRLDELEDYDGARRRTAEELQKILDHLELLSGQLSEMRKHTAKELTKKIKEGLKDLNFIDVEFSMEFSRLSHYTANGFDEAEFLISTNPGESLKPLGMVASGGELSRIMLAIKTVLADTDDIPTLIFDEIDTGISGRTAQKVSEKLAYIAVNHQVICITHLPQIAAMADSHYEIAKAVEEGRTATSIHPLSGEEVVEELARLLGGAEITEAVRANAREMKRLAKEGRRPGV; from the coding sequence ATGCTTTCAGAATTACACGTAAAGAACTTAGCCCTGATCGAAAAAGCTGATGTGGAATTTGGACAGGGCTTTAATGTCCTGACCGGTGAAACCGGAGCCGGTAAATCTATTATTATCGGTTCGGTTACCATTGCCCTGGGGGGAAAAACACCAAAGGATATCATTCGAAAGGGCACAGAATACGCCTATATTGAGCTGATCTTTACGGTCAGTGACCCGGGGAAAGTCCGCCTGTTAAAGGCGTTTGATGTCTATCCGGATGGAGACGGCACGGTGATCATTTCAAAGAAGATCATGCCCTCCAGAAGTTTAAGCAAGATCAATGATGAAACCGTAACCGCAGGAAAGCTGCGGGAAATCACGGGCCTTCTCATCGATATTCATGGACAGCATGAACATCAGTCTTTACTCTACAAATCAAAACATCTTGAGATTCTGGACCGCTACCAGGAGAAAAAGTCCCATAAGCTAAAAGAGAATATTGCAGATACTTATCGGGAATACGTCCGGTTAAAAGACCGGCTTTCCGCCTTCCAGCTTGACGAGGAAGCCAGACTCAGGGAGATGGACTTTATCCGCTATGAGATAGAAGAGATCGAAAATGCCGGGCTAAAGGAAGGGGAAAAGGAAGAACTGACCTCCAGATACCGTCTTTTTTTGAATGCAAAAAAGATATCCGAAAGCCTTTCCATGGCTTATTCCGCCGTGGATACGGATTTCATCAGCCGTGCATTCAAAGAGGTGGAAATGGTTGCCTCCTATGATGACAGGCTTTCTGTCATAAGGGATCAGCTATTTGATGCCGATTCTATTTTAAACGATATCAGCCGGGAAATAACCTCATATATGGATGATATGTCCTTTGACGAGGATGAATACAGGCAGATGGAAGAGCGGCTTGATGTTTTACATAATCTAGAAGCAAAGTATGGAGGAAGCCTCAGTCAGATATTTATAAATCTGGAAGAAAAGCAGAAACGCCTGGATGAGTTAGAGGATTATGACGGGGCCAGGAGAAGGACGGCAGAAGAACTCCAAAAGATTTTGGATCATCTGGAGCTTCTTTCCGGTCAATTATCCGAAATGAGAAAGCATACAGCCAAGGAACTGACAAAAAAAATAAAGGAAGGGCTAAAGGACTTAAATTTCATTGATGTTGAATTTTCCATGGAATTTTCTCGCCTTAGCCATTATACAGCGAACGGCTTTGACGAGGCGGAATTTTTGATTTCCACGAACCCTGGAGAATCTTTAAAGCCTTTGGGCATGGTAGCTTCCGGCGGCGAGCTGTCCAGAATCATGCTGGCCATTAAGACTGTGCTTGCGGATACCGATGACATTCCTACTTTGATTTTTGATGAGATCGATACCGGAATCAGCGGACGTACAGCCCAGAAGGTATCGGAAAAGCTGGCCTATATTGCCGTAAACCATCAGGTAATCTGCATCACCCATCTGCCCCAGATCGCTGCCATGGCTGACAGTCATTACGAGATTGCAAAGGCAGTGGAAGAGGGCCGTACAGCCACTTCCATACACCCTTTAAGCGGGGAAGAGGTGGTAGAGGAGCTGGCAAGGCTTTTAGGAGGTGCAGAGATAACCGAGGCAGTAAGAGCGAATGCAAGAGAAATGAAGCGGCTGGCAAAAGAAGGCAGACGCCCGGGAGTATGA
- a CDS encoding putative ABC transporter permease, with protein sequence MSIYHRINCFFLFSFLGYLLECSVLSYENKRPVLNRGFGHGPFCIIYGFGATGAMILLKPLAGNPVHLYFASMAMATFMELLTAHMMIRLFGSFWWDYSRKLFNYKGIICLESSIAWGFLGIFYFRFLNGFVNQMAGMIPENFERLVAMGLLIFYLADFIYTMRMQLRDDYDDDETSMIGRLKVY encoded by the coding sequence ATGTCAATTTATCATAGGATAAACTGTTTTTTCCTGTTCAGTTTTCTTGGATACCTTCTTGAATGTTCCGTACTCAGTTATGAAAATAAAAGGCCTGTGTTGAATCGGGGATTTGGACATGGACCTTTCTGTATCATCTATGGATTTGGTGCCACGGGAGCGATGATCCTGCTTAAGCCTCTTGCAGGCAATCCGGTTCATCTCTATTTCGCCTCCATGGCTATGGCAACCTTTATGGAGCTTTTAACAGCTCACATGATGATAAGGCTGTTCGGTTCCTTCTGGTGGGATTACAGCCGGAAGCTGTTTAATTACAAAGGGATCATCTGTCTGGAAAGCAGCATTGCATGGGGGTTCCTGGGAATTTTCTATTTCCGCTTCCTAAACGGATTTGTCAATCAGATGGCAGGGATGATTCCAGAGAATTTTGAACGATTGGTGGCAATGGGCCTTTTAATTTTTTATTTGGCAGATTTCATATACACCATGAGGATGCAGCTTCGAGATGACTATGACGATGATGAGACGTCCATGATCGGACGATTGAAAGTTTATTGA